One genomic segment of Hymenobacter psoromatis includes these proteins:
- a CDS encoding MOSC domain-containing protein, translating into MSASSASLTLTGLFIYPVKSLGGISLPAADLTARGLRHDRRWLLVDERNRFLTQREHPAMALLAMEAAHNGFLLRHRQQPELPPLYVPFAAEPDKTLFVSIWDDLVFAWRGTPAADEWLSKALGQLCKLVYMPDMAYREVEPDKPELNPPGTLVSFADGYPYLLVTEESLAKLNAQLTEPVPMNRFRPNLVVRGAPADTELAWTDFQINGLAFRSVRGCGRCVVTTIDQDTAARNAAGEPLRTLATYRQQGRKILFGQNVTGPAAGHLRVGDAVRVVSSEQ; encoded by the coding sequence ATGTCTGCCTCTTCTGCTTCGCTTACCCTTACGGGCCTTTTTATCTATCCGGTTAAGTCGTTGGGCGGCATCAGCCTGCCGGCGGCCGACCTCACGGCGCGAGGCCTGCGCCACGACCGCCGCTGGCTGCTGGTAGACGAGCGCAACCGCTTCCTGACCCAGCGCGAGCACCCCGCGATGGCCCTGCTGGCCATGGAGGCTGCCCACAATGGTTTTTTATTGCGCCACCGCCAGCAGCCCGAGCTACCGCCGCTCTACGTACCCTTCGCGGCGGAGCCAGATAAAACGCTGTTTGTCAGCATCTGGGACGACCTCGTATTTGCCTGGCGCGGCACCCCGGCCGCCGATGAGTGGCTGAGCAAGGCCCTGGGCCAGCTCTGCAAGCTGGTGTATATGCCCGATATGGCCTACCGCGAGGTAGAGCCCGACAAGCCCGAGCTAAACCCGCCCGGCACCCTCGTCAGCTTCGCCGACGGCTACCCCTACCTGCTGGTCACCGAAGAATCGCTGGCTAAGCTCAACGCGCAGCTAACCGAGCCCGTACCCATGAACCGCTTTCGGCCCAACCTGGTGGTGCGCGGTGCCCCGGCCGATACCGAGTTGGCATGGACGGATTTCCAGATTAATGGCCTGGCTTTCCGCTCGGTGCGCGGCTGCGGCCGCTGCGTCGTCACGACCATCGACCAGGATACGGCCGCCCGCAACGCTGCTGGCGAGCCGCTGCGCACGCTGGCTACCTACCGCCAGCAAGGCCGCAAAATCCTCTTCGGTCAGAACGTAACTGGCCCCGCCGCCGGCCATTTGCGCGTCGGCGACGCGGTAAGGGTCGTGAGCAGTGAGCAGTGA
- a CDS encoding deoxynucleoside kinase, giving the protein MHIAIVGNIGAGKTTLAHKLAQHFRWEVFLEEVDDNPYLKDFYADMPRWAFHLQVYFLNSRFRQTQHIQALVQAGKSVIQDRTIYEDAHIFAANLHQSGLLAERDYNNYYALFESLISLVNPPDLLLYLRADLPKLIGQIEKRGRNYENSISIEYLKNLNEHYDQWIASYKYSKLLTIDVNELDYVRNPEDLGTIIERIDNKLFGLF; this is encoded by the coding sequence ATGCATATCGCCATCGTCGGCAACATCGGGGCCGGCAAAACGACGCTGGCCCACAAGCTGGCTCAGCATTTTCGTTGGGAAGTCTTCCTGGAAGAAGTAGATGACAACCCGTATCTTAAAGACTTCTACGCAGATATGCCCCGATGGGCGTTTCATTTGCAGGTATATTTTCTGAATAGCCGCTTTCGCCAAACGCAGCATATCCAAGCCTTAGTACAAGCAGGTAAAAGCGTTATTCAGGACCGCACGATTTACGAGGATGCGCACATCTTCGCAGCTAATCTGCACCAGTCGGGCCTACTGGCCGAGCGCGACTATAACAATTACTACGCCCTGTTTGAGAGCCTGATAAGTCTCGTCAACCCGCCCGACCTGCTGCTCTACCTGCGCGCCGACCTACCCAAGCTCATCGGTCAAATTGAGAAACGAGGCCGGAATTACGAAAATTCCATCAGCATCGAGTACCTCAAAAACCTCAATGAGCACTACGACCAGTGGATTGCCAGCTATAAGTATAGCAAGCTCCTTACCATCGACGTGAACGAGCTGGACTACGTGCGCAACCCCGAAGACCTTGGCACTATCATCGAGCGCATTGATAATAAGCTGTTTGGCTTATTTTAG
- a CDS encoding YitT family protein yields MLPQLFILERLRRLRAAAPPTPPGLAGHPALADEPASVAPPVPAGGGRRLLISIGYLVAGVWSAALGLEAFILPNGLFDGGVTGISLLAARLTHQPQFVSLFLVVFNLPFIWLGYRQLGRDFAIRALAAILGLALVLVFVPFPVITQDKMLIAVFGGFFLGAGIGLAMRGGGVLDGTEILAVYLSRKASLSMGDFVLVLNILIFIVVALVLSVQTALYSILTYLAASKTIEFVVNGIEEYTGVTIISAHGDAIRRALTERLGRGVTVYAGHRGYGSRGEQPEAIDIVFTVVTRLEVSQVTHEVNLLDPKAFVIMQSVNDARGGMVKKRALH; encoded by the coding sequence ATGCTCCCGCAACTCTTCATCCTCGAACGCCTGCGCCGCCTGCGCGCTGCCGCGCCGCCTACCCCCCCCGGCCTGGCGGGGCATCCGGCGCTGGCGGATGAGCCGGCTTCCGTCGCACCGCCTGTCCCGGCCGGGGGGGGTAGGCGGCTGCTCATCAGCATCGGCTACCTAGTGGCTGGTGTGTGGTCAGCGGCGCTGGGGCTGGAGGCATTCATTCTGCCCAATGGGTTGTTTGACGGGGGCGTAACGGGTATTTCGCTGCTGGCCGCCCGGCTTACCCACCAGCCGCAGTTCGTATCGCTGTTTTTGGTGGTGTTTAACCTGCCGTTTATCTGGCTGGGCTACCGGCAGTTGGGGCGGGATTTTGCTATTCGGGCGCTGGCGGCCATTCTGGGGCTGGCGCTAGTACTGGTATTCGTGCCGTTCCCGGTCATCACGCAGGATAAAATGCTGATTGCCGTGTTTGGCGGCTTCTTCCTAGGGGCGGGCATCGGGCTGGCCATGCGCGGCGGCGGCGTGCTCGATGGCACCGAAATCCTGGCTGTGTACCTGAGCCGCAAAGCCAGCCTGAGCATGGGCGATTTCGTACTGGTACTCAATATCTTAATCTTTATCGTGGTGGCGCTGGTGCTATCCGTTCAGACGGCGCTCTACTCTATTCTAACCTACCTGGCCGCCTCCAAAACCATCGAATTCGTGGTCAATGGCATCGAAGAATATACCGGCGTCACCATCATCTCCGCGCATGGCGATGCCATCCGGCGCGCGCTTACCGAGCGCCTGGGCCGGGGCGTCACGGTGTACGCCGGGCACCGCGGCTACGGCTCGCGCGGCGAGCAGCCCGAAGCCATCGACATCGTGTTCACGGTCGTGACCCGGCTGGAAGTGAGCCAGGTCACGCACGAAGTCAACCTGCTTGACCCCAAGGCCTTTGTAATTATGCAAAGCGTTAACGACGCCAGGGGCGGCATGGTAAAAAAGCGGGCCTTGCACTAG
- a CDS encoding CDGSH iron-sulfur domain-containing protein translates to MATKLTVLSNGSLRVEGEDIELVDAQGNAYGLGGRQRISICRCGLSAQKPFCDGSHKGHFEHDATAFDLPAPKPVV, encoded by the coding sequence ATGGCTACCAAACTGACAGTACTTTCCAACGGCTCGCTCCGCGTGGAGGGCGAAGATATCGAACTCGTTGATGCCCAAGGCAATGCCTACGGCCTCGGGGGGCGGCAGCGCATCAGCATCTGCCGCTGCGGGCTGAGCGCGCAAAAGCCCTTCTGCGACGGCTCGCACAAGGGTCATTTTGAGCACGATGCCACGGCGTTTGATTTGCCCGCGCCGAAGCCGGTGGTGTAG
- a CDS encoding GNAT family N-acetyltransferase translates to MPTPPTLPNPDLPLHIQPATEQDIPTIITLAEATWEPTYRFIISKEQIDYMYRVIYTPASLRRQMREQHHQFLLAYVEGQPSGFASYSEKPAGVYHLHKIYVLPSHQGLGLGQQLVQAVVSAVREADGKALELNVNRHNPALAFYERQGFAQHREEDIAIGPYWMNDYVLRKEL, encoded by the coding sequence ATGCCTACCCCCCCTACCCTGCCCAACCCGGACTTGCCCCTACACATTCAGCCCGCCACCGAGCAAGATATTCCCACCATTATCACGCTGGCTGAGGCTACCTGGGAGCCCACTTACCGCTTCATCATCTCGAAAGAGCAGATTGATTACATGTACCGCGTCATCTACACGCCGGCCTCGCTGCGCCGCCAGATGCGCGAGCAGCACCACCAGTTTCTGCTGGCCTACGTGGAGGGGCAGCCCAGCGGCTTCGCCTCGTACTCGGAGAAGCCGGCGGGCGTGTATCACCTCCATAAAATCTACGTGCTGCCCTCGCACCAGGGCCTGGGCCTGGGCCAGCAGCTGGTGCAGGCCGTGGTGAGCGCCGTGCGCGAAGCCGACGGCAAAGCCCTGGAGCTGAACGTAAACCGCCATAACCCGGCCCTGGCTTTCTACGAGCGCCAGGGCTTCGCACAGCACCGTGAAGAGGACATTGCCATCGGCCCGTACTGGATGAACGACTACGTGCTGCGCAAAGAGCTGTAA
- a CDS encoding S8 family peptidase, with protein sequence MLSLPSYPTTRPRLTLAAALLLAATSCRVAQTSATNSAKTAPVAAAVAAAPADPAVVVPNAAVPVPTPPAGPTVAEAAQNQWYLRDPKLDNTPGTGTTRTYAELLKGRTPSPVLVAVIDSGIDTAHVDLKSIIWRNPGEIPGNGLDDDHNGYVDDVHGWNFLGGKDGRNISVETLESTRVVAKYGPRFAGKTSAQIKPAERADYRMYLRAKKAYDAKRQELTGEVGQFDQTKGFITQLSAAIKEKAGVAKVDTTTLRVAAANMPSADLKGALLSLYQNMKQGGIGDTDALLAELDTEMKDQREQLDYSLNTKFNARAEIVGDNPDDVNQRDYGNNDVTGPDALHGTHVAGIIAAVRDNGIGVQGIAATPVRVMSVRAVPNGDERDKDVANAIRYAVDNGAQIINMSFGKEFSPQRAAVEAAYKYAASKNVLLVHAAGNEDDNLDVTAHYPAAFYLNGTVPPNLLTIGASGPQDDENLPASFSNYSKKQVDVFAPGVGIFSTLPNNKYGMESGTSMASPVTAGVAAVLKSYFPSLTAVDLKRIIRQSAQVHHTQVLVPGENGKKADFSTLSISGGVVDLYEAVRLAAQEADAKKQ encoded by the coding sequence ATGCTTTCGCTTCCCTCCTACCCCACTACCCGGCCGCGCCTGACGCTGGCCGCCGCCCTGCTGCTAGCTGCCACGAGCTGCCGCGTGGCCCAAACCTCCGCCACCAACTCCGCTAAAACCGCCCCGGTGGCTGCCGCCGTGGCCGCCGCCCCCGCCGACCCGGCCGTGGTGGTGCCCAACGCCGCGGTGCCCGTGCCTACCCCCCCGGCCGGCCCCACCGTGGCCGAGGCTGCGCAAAATCAGTGGTATCTGCGCGACCCCAAGCTCGACAACACGCCCGGCACCGGCACCACCCGCACCTACGCCGAACTGCTGAAGGGCCGCACGCCCAGCCCCGTGCTAGTGGCCGTGATTGATTCGGGCATCGACACGGCCCACGTGGATTTAAAGTCCATCATCTGGCGCAATCCGGGTGAGATTCCGGGCAATGGCCTTGACGATGACCACAATGGCTACGTGGACGACGTGCACGGCTGGAATTTTCTGGGCGGCAAGGACGGGCGCAACATTTCGGTCGAAACCCTGGAATCGACCCGTGTGGTAGCTAAGTACGGGCCGCGCTTCGCGGGCAAAACCAGCGCCCAGATTAAGCCCGCCGAGCGCGCCGACTACCGGATGTATCTCCGCGCCAAGAAGGCCTACGACGCCAAACGCCAGGAGCTAACCGGCGAAGTGGGACAATTCGACCAGACTAAGGGCTTTATCACCCAGCTCAGCGCCGCCATCAAGGAAAAAGCGGGGGTAGCAAAAGTGGACACCACCACCTTGCGCGTAGCCGCCGCCAACATGCCCAGCGCCGACCTCAAGGGCGCGCTGCTCAGCCTCTACCAGAATATGAAGCAGGGCGGCATCGGCGATACCGACGCCCTACTGGCCGAGCTGGATACCGAGATGAAGGACCAGCGCGAGCAGCTCGATTACAGCTTGAACACCAAATTTAACGCCCGCGCCGAAATAGTAGGCGACAACCCCGATGACGTGAACCAGCGCGACTACGGCAACAACGACGTAACCGGCCCCGATGCCCTGCACGGCACCCACGTGGCAGGCATCATCGCGGCTGTGCGCGACAACGGTATCGGCGTGCAGGGCATTGCCGCCACGCCGGTGCGCGTGATGAGCGTGCGCGCCGTGCCCAACGGCGACGAGCGCGACAAGGACGTGGCCAACGCCATTCGCTATGCCGTGGACAATGGCGCGCAGATTATCAACATGAGCTTCGGTAAGGAATTTTCGCCCCAGCGCGCCGCCGTAGAAGCCGCCTACAAGTACGCCGCCAGCAAGAACGTGCTACTGGTGCACGCCGCCGGCAACGAGGACGATAACCTCGACGTGACGGCTCACTACCCCGCCGCCTTTTACCTCAACGGCACGGTGCCGCCCAACCTGCTGACTATTGGCGCCTCGGGCCCCCAGGACGATGAGAACCTGCCCGCCAGCTTCTCCAACTACTCCAAAAAGCAGGTGGACGTGTTTGCGCCCGGCGTGGGCATTTTCTCCACCCTGCCCAACAATAAATACGGCATGGAAAGCGGCACCAGCATGGCCTCGCCCGTCACGGCGGGGGTAGCGGCGGTGCTCAAGTCGTACTTCCCCAGCCTCACCGCCGTAGACCTCAAGCGCATCATCCGGCAGTCGGCGCAGGTGCACCACACCCAGGTGCTGGTGCCCGGCGAAAACGGCAAAAAGGCCGATTTCAGCACTCTTTCTATTAGCGGCGGGGTAGTAGACCTTTATGAAGCCGTGCGCTTGGCCGCCCAGGAAGCCGACGCGAAGAAGCAATAG
- a CDS encoding DUF2461 domain-containing protein translates to MDLAFTLDFLRRLAANNNTAWMQAHRADYLRARDTFAALITEVLRQATPDAPELAGLTPAQAIFRLHKNDRSQTDPEPYKHRLGAGLVPGGRHAPQAGYFLALMPGGGSWLRAGRFSPGPAELTAIRQEIHYDGAGFHRVLADEALLRQFPNGLDISGEQLSRPPRGYHADDPNLPVLKLKSFGVSRLFTDTEVLSPDFLPQVLAGIRATRPWVGFLNQALEGS, encoded by the coding sequence GTGGACCTCGCTTTTACCCTGGATTTTCTGCGCCGCCTGGCGGCAAATAACAACACGGCCTGGATGCAGGCGCACCGCGCCGACTACTTGCGCGCCCGCGACACGTTTGCCGCGCTCATCACCGAAGTGCTGCGCCAGGCCACGCCCGATGCGCCCGAGTTGGCGGGCCTCACGCCGGCCCAGGCCATATTTCGATTACATAAGAACGACCGGAGCCAGACCGACCCCGAGCCCTACAAGCACCGGCTGGGCGCGGGGCTGGTGCCGGGCGGGCGGCACGCCCCACAGGCCGGCTACTTCCTGGCCCTGATGCCGGGCGGCGGCTCGTGGCTGCGGGCCGGCCGCTTCAGCCCCGGCCCGGCCGAGCTGACTGCCATCCGCCAGGAAATTCACTACGATGGCGCAGGCTTTCACCGCGTGCTGGCCGACGAAGCGCTGCTGCGCCAATTCCCCAACGGCCTGGATATAAGCGGCGAGCAACTCAGCCGCCCACCCCGCGGCTACCACGCCGACGACCCCAACCTGCCCGTTCTCAAGCTCAAGAGCTTCGGCGTAAGCCGGCTTTTTACCGACACCGAGGTGCTCTCGCCCGATTTCCTACCCCAAGTACTGGCCGGCATCCGGGCCACCCGGCCCTGGGTCGGGTTTCTCAATCAAGCGCTGGAGGGTTCTTAA